One Parashewanella spongiae genomic window, TAGCTCGGTAATATCACCGACATATCTCTCCCCTTCGGTAAAGTCTGGTTTCTCCAGTTTCCGTTCTGAAAAACTCTGTTGGTTGGCGTTCGCCAATAAAGATAAGTACAGCGCATCTTGCTCTTGTACCGACAATGACTCAATTGCCAGAGACTGCAAATGGCCTTGATGAGACTTAGGCAGTAATTCAATAAAATCATCGAAAAACTCATTATCTGAACTGGCGACAACGGCTACGGGGCGGTTGTCTACCTGCATTTGACTCAAAGCCAAGAGTTCAGCCCAAATTTGATGTGAAAGACGATGAGCGTCGTCCAGTATGATTATAATCGGCCGTGCAAAGTCGTTTTCTATATTAATCAAAGTATCAGTTAACGCGGCTTCATCATCAAAGATCGGCGTGGTACAGAGTTGAACCCATATTTTCCGCCGAATTTCAACATCTTCACTATGTTTGGGACAAGCAATGAAGGCGAAATCGTAATCTTCGATGTTTGAGGCTAATTGAGTCAATAACCGAGTTTTTCCCGATTTTGAGTGGCCAGTAAGCACTTGCAATTGCTGACTATAATAGAAGTTATGCTGCAGCCGTTCCAGCAAATCAAGTTGTGAAGGCAACAAAATTGAATCGTCCATAAAGTCCCTAAATCGTTTTACACGCAGAAGCTAAAATTGGTGCAATTACGAGTATAAAATTAGGATGTTTTCCTTAACCCTAAATAAATCGGTTGAACGCACAATTTAACTTTAATCTATTGAAGTTAAATATAATTAAACAACCCGAATTCACCCATCAGGTGAGTGCTAACATTCATATACTTGCCAAAATCACCGCTAGCTGCGTTATAAATTTTGCAAGTAGAAACGAATTAACGACAGTTTTGTATGCCGGTAACCACTACTTGCTGCTATTCATGCCTTGCTATCAGTAATTCTTTATGCGTAAGATGAACGCTCCCAACCGATTTATTTAAGTTAACTTAGTACATCAATTAAGATTTTATTATCGACGTCAGAAGTAACCACTGCTGCACCGATTTTTGTGGGCAAAACCAAACGAATTTTGCCCTCAAGTACTTTTTTATCCCGCTGCATATGTTGGATAAAGTCTGCTGGATTCATTGCTTCTGGAGCGGCGATTGGTAAATCAAAGCGATTAAGAAGCTGAATAACTCTCTTAACGCAGTTTTGTGAAATCCAACCGAGTTCATTAGCTGTTTTTGCCGCCAGTACCATCCCTGTTGCCACTGCTTCACCATGCAACCAATTGCCATAACCCATGTGAGTTTCAATAGCATGACCAAAGGTGTGCCCAAGGTTCAACAAAGCTCGACAACCACGCTCAGTTTCATCTTCAGAAACCACGTCGGCTTTTATTTCACAGCAACGTGAAATGGCATAAACCAACGAAGATGCTTCCTGTGCTTTTAATTGATTTGCATTATTTTCAAGCCAGTTAAAAAAGGTTTCATCCCACATGATGCCGTACTTGATGACTTCAGCCATACCTGCGTTGAATTCTCGTTCAGGCAAGGTCGTCAAAAGTTGCGTATCAATCAGGACTGAATTGGGCTGATGAAAAGCCCCAATCATATTTTTACCTAGGGGATGATTAACGGCCGTTTTGCCCCCTACCGATGAGTCGACCTGTGCGAGTAAAGTTGTTGGCACTTGCACAAAATCAACGCCACGCTGATAGCATGCCGCCGCAAAGCCTGTCATATCACCAATAACACCGCCGCCTAAAGCCACTAACAAACAATCTCTCGCATAGTTTTCTAACAATAATTTGTTAAAAATCTTATCCAGATATTCAAGGGTTTTATATTGCTCACCATCCGGCAGCACTACAGAATCTATATTTGCAATTTCAGCAGCTTTGGATATTTTTGACAGGAATGACGAAAGATACAATGTCTCGATAGTATCGTTTGTAACGACTAACACACGCTTATTATGAAAATAGCGAGACAAAAGCTCGCTATTGGTTGGCAAGTTCAGACACAGCAAATTCTGGCCAATATAGATTGAATAACTTCTTTTACCTAAATTGACCGGAACAGTTTGCATGCTTAAATTTACCTAAGGTTTTTAGAAACCTAGTTTTTCGATAATTTGATTTGCAACAGCTTTAGCACTTTGATCGTCAGTTTTGACAACCACATCGGCAATTTCTTCGTAAAGCGGATTACGTGTCGTGGCTAATGCTTCTAATACTTCGCGAGGATCATCAACTTGTAAAAGTGGACGACGTTTATCGCGCTGTGTGCGTGCAACTTGCTTGTCGATTGTTGTTTCTAAATAAACAACAAATCCACGTGCTGACAAATGGTTGCGAGTCTCTTTACTCTCAATCGATCCACCACCTGTTGCTAGCACAATACCTTGCTTTTCAGATAACTCTGAAATCACATTGGTTTCGCGCCGACGGAAACCTTCTTCGCCCTCAACGTCAAAGACCCAAGCAATATCAGCACCTGTACGGTGTTCTATTTCTTGGTCAGAATCGTGAAAATCTAAATGAAGCATCTGCGCCAAATGGCGACCTATAGTGCTTTTACCTGCGCCCATTGGGCCTATCAGAAAAATATTGCGTTTTTCAGCCATGGTTGATACGTCTGAATCTTATGAAGTGTATGCCCATATCGATTTATGTTTAAACCGACCTAAATGTTACCTTGCTCTATATGAGACTTGACCACAGATTATCTCAGTTTATACCCATCAATGGCAAGTCAAGAACACGAAATATGCACGATTTATCCAAGTTATGTGCTGTTCAATGGGTCATAGAAATGACTAAGCCAGAGCTGACACTCTGGCTTAGTCAATGTTAATTAAAAGATTTTATAGTTTCATGTCGATGATTTTTGGTGTCACAAAAATAAGCAATTCTCTTCGCTCATTTCTTTTTTGAGTATTTCTAAACAGGTATCCTAAGTAAGGAATGTCGCCCAATACAGGTACTTTATTAACATTATTGACAATTTGTTGCTGGTAAATCCCGCCAAGGACAATCGTTTGCCCATTTTTGACTAAGGCCTGTGTACCAATTCTCTGCGTATCAATAGATACGGCATTACCAACGGCTGTTGCGACGGTTTCACCTTTTGAGTCTTGAGTGATATTTAAATCTAAAATAATTCGATTATCAGGAGTGATTTGCGGTGTAACCTCAAGCAAAAGTACCGCTTTTTTAAAGGTGACCGATGTAGCGCCACTCGAAGTTGATTGAACAAAAGGAATTTCAACCCCTTGCTCAATGTAAGATTTTTGCTGATTTGAAGCTCTAAGTCTCGGGCTGGCTACTACTTCTGCTTTATCTTCTTGCTCTAAGGCACTTAGTTCCAAATCTAACAAGGTGCCGTCGGCCAACTTTGCCACATGAAAAGCAATACTCGCAGCATTATTGTTACGAGCGGGTAAATTAACATTTAAGCGATCGTCTAAATTGGGAGTGATACCATTTGCAATGTCGTTAGCACCGATTAGCGTACCTGAAGTACCATCATCGCCCTGTTGATCACTAAATCCCCAACGAATACCTATATCTTCTGCAATGTTATCTCGCACCGTAACGACTCGCGCTTCAATCAATACCTGTCGAATTGGCACGTCCAATACTTTGACAAGCCGATGAATATTTTCTATCGATTCAGCCGTATCTTTAAGCAGTAACATATTAGTACGGGCATCAATGGCGACGGAACCACGCTTGGTGAGCAAAGTGGAGTCTTCATTCTTAAGTAATTCAGCTATTGAAGCCGCTTTCGCGTAATTAATTTGAATGTACTCGGTATAAGTTGGTATTAACTCTTCAACTTCTTGTTTGCTTTTAAGTTGTTGGCTTTCACGGATTGCAAGTTCTTCAGCTGGTGCAATCATTAATATATTGCCATCCAAGCGCTTGCCAAGCCCTTTAATTTGCAATATTTTCTCTAAAGCTTGATCCCACGGTACATCATCCAAGCGCAAAGTAATATCACCTTCAACAGTATCACTGGTAATCAAGTTAAAATTATTAAAGTTTGCAATGATTTGCAATGCTCTGCGCACGGATATATTTTGAAAATTGAGAGAAAAAGTTTTGCCTTTATAAGTTTTCTCTTCTTCGACGACAGAAACAATTTGTTTTTTATCTACATTAAGTTTGAGGGTGTTACCTTCTTGATTATAGTGGTAATCATAATCGCCCTCTACATCGACTAAAATTCTTGTGGTTAAGTCGTCACGAAAAGTTTCAAAACTATTGATAGGGGTATCAAAGTCTTTTACGTCAACGATATAGAGTAAATCATCATTGATTTCAGTGTTAAAGAGTTTTATTTCGAGCTTAGCGCCCACTTGTTCAATATTAGCGGCGACAGTATTGTTGTTTAATTCAATCAGTAATTCACTGCCGCCACTTTCAGCCCGTTTGAAGTCAATGTCTTTAATGCTATTAACAGAAACTTGTGTTTGCTGCTGGGTTTCTTGTTTCACTGCATCATTGATAGTAAGACGATAGCGATTTCCAATAGTTCGGCCTTGATAGGGCAAAACCTTGTCCATACTAATGGTTAATTGCAGACTCGAACTCTGCTGCTCGACGATTAAGCCTTCAAC contains:
- the aroB gene encoding 3-dehydroquinate synthase, with amino-acid sequence MQTVPVNLGKRSYSIYIGQNLLCLNLPTNSELLSRYFHNKRVLVVTNDTIETLYLSSFLSKISKAAEIANIDSVVLPDGEQYKTLEYLDKIFNKLLLENYARDCLLVALGGGVIGDMTGFAAACYQRGVDFVQVPTTLLAQVDSSVGGKTAVNHPLGKNMIGAFHQPNSVLIDTQLLTTLPEREFNAGMAEVIKYGIMWDETFFNWLENNANQLKAQEASSLVYAISRCCEIKADVVSEDETERGCRALLNLGHTFGHAIETHMGYGNWLHGEAVATGMVLAAKTANELGWISQNCVKRVIQLLNRFDLPIAAPEAMNPADFIQHMQRDKKVLEGKIRLVLPTKIGAAVVTSDVDNKILIDVLS
- the aroK gene encoding shikimate kinase AroK, translating into MAEKRNIFLIGPMGAGKSTIGRHLAQMLHLDFHDSDQEIEHRTGADIAWVFDVEGEEGFRRRETNVISELSEKQGIVLATGGGSIESKETRNHLSARGFVVYLETTIDKQVARTQRDKRRPLLQVDDPREVLEALATTRNPLYEEIADVVVKTDDQSAKAVANQIIEKLGF
- a CDS encoding type IV pilus secretin PilQ, with product MEFSAINKASLVTTRLLHAKCLRTRFLQSIVGLLFLIGFAPQAFSANRLIDVKYHAVIDHQLEIEFLFENDIAVPRVDVNTDPIQLVLQFADSVSDLEKDEFSVNKVGVEGLIVEQQSSSLQLTISMDKVLPYQGRTIGNRYRLTINDAVKQETQQQTQVSVNSIKDIDFKRAESGGSELLIELNNNTVAANIEQVGAKLEIKLFNTEINDDLLYIVDVKDFDTPINSFETFRDDLTTRILVDVEGDYDYHYNQEGNTLKLNVDKKQIVSVVEEEKTYKGKTFSLNFQNISVRRALQIIANFNNFNLITSDTVEGDITLRLDDVPWDQALEKILQIKGLGKRLDGNILMIAPAEELAIRESQQLKSKQEVEELIPTYTEYIQINYAKAASIAELLKNEDSTLLTKRGSVAIDARTNMLLLKDTAESIENIHRLVKVLDVPIRQVLIEARVVTVRDNIAEDIGIRWGFSDQQGDDGTSGTLIGANDIANGITPNLDDRLNVNLPARNNNAASIAFHVAKLADGTLLDLELSALEQEDKAEVVASPRLRASNQQKSYIEQGVEIPFVQSTSSGATSVTFKKAVLLLEVTPQITPDNRIILDLNITQDSKGETVATAVGNAVSIDTQRIGTQALVKNGQTIVLGGIYQQQIVNNVNKVPVLGDIPYLGYLFRNTQKRNERRELLIFVTPKIIDMKL